A genomic window from Oceanobacillus timonensis includes:
- a CDS encoding BglG family transcription antiterminator: MLGEREEIIFNALINDTSITSSELADKYNLSRRQLGYTFQKINTWLQDSHLPEIERTKKGQFIIDQSILTATVKQSITADSKFQDGVMSEQHRGRFLIMAILGGKDAISLSGLTRQLDVSKNTILNDMKHAQKLLDAYQLKIKYTRKDGYQIIGNEFQARKMMIGLANELILHDDNKRKLQEILMLEDELVDQFERRLERVEQKLTIQFTDEIMMTLPAVFVLILRRIQKGYSIQPLFIRYDELSNTKEYQATEEILYDKKLPTPERIFITLNLLTGSVHRNSWMTEDYIPDLVPAIDKMVRLFEKNACINFHDRKQLIDKLLQHVTPAYYRIKYQLTDSILFEDNDNEEFEQIRHLVHLAITPLEEVIESKIPENEITYIVMLISGWMHKQGESMAQKIKALVVCPRGISISRLMFQQLRELFPEFVFLDWLSVREFLHYELEYDIVFSPVSLETDKKLFICKPILRTEDKQRIRKQVMLEVYDYIPNEINVDDLMLKIQQYAAVSDEKSLRKELYAFIHRDKNASITKQAATAGEKELYDFLTVNHMTLRESVSSFDEAIRLCGAPLLKNEYITPHYIEAAIQHSKEDSYIAIGEHVAIPHATPEEGVKQVGMSLLKIRNGVAYGEENHQIHLMIMIAAVDKKQHIHALMQLMKIASSSSLLPKLIQASSKEYIYKLIQDYIID; the protein is encoded by the coding sequence GTGTTAGGAGAAAGAGAAGAGATTATTTTTAATGCATTAATCAATGACACAAGTATTACAAGCTCAGAGCTTGCAGATAAATATAATCTTTCTCGCCGACAATTAGGCTACACCTTTCAAAAAATAAATACATGGTTACAAGATAGCCATTTGCCAGAAATCGAACGAACCAAAAAAGGGCAATTTATCATTGATCAATCTATTTTAACTGCGACGGTGAAGCAAAGCATCACTGCAGATTCCAAATTCCAAGATGGAGTGATGTCAGAACAGCATCGGGGAAGATTTCTGATTATGGCCATATTAGGCGGAAAAGATGCTATCTCGTTAAGCGGTTTAACCAGACAGTTAGATGTCAGCAAGAATACCATTTTAAATGATATGAAGCATGCTCAGAAGCTGTTAGATGCTTATCAATTGAAAATAAAGTACACAAGAAAAGATGGGTATCAGATTATAGGTAACGAATTTCAAGCGCGCAAGATGATGATAGGACTCGCAAATGAATTGATTCTGCATGATGACAATAAAAGAAAGCTGCAGGAAATCCTGATGCTGGAGGATGAACTGGTTGATCAGTTCGAGCGCCGGTTAGAACGGGTTGAACAAAAGCTGACCATTCAATTTACAGATGAAATTATGATGACACTTCCGGCTGTCTTTGTCTTGATTCTGCGGAGAATTCAAAAAGGATATTCGATTCAGCCTTTGTTTATCCGTTATGATGAGCTCTCTAATACAAAGGAATATCAAGCAACAGAAGAAATTCTATACGACAAAAAACTTCCAACGCCGGAACGCATTTTTATTACATTGAACCTGTTAACAGGAAGTGTCCACCGGAATTCATGGATGACCGAGGATTATATTCCTGACCTGGTACCAGCCATCGATAAAATGGTCCGGCTCTTTGAAAAGAATGCCTGTATTAATTTCCATGACCGTAAACAGTTAATCGATAAGCTGCTGCAGCATGTAACACCAGCGTATTACCGGATTAAATATCAGCTGACCGATTCAATTCTTTTTGAAGATAACGATAATGAAGAATTCGAACAGATTCGCCATCTGGTTCATTTAGCAATTACGCCGCTTGAGGAAGTGATAGAAAGCAAGATTCCTGAAAATGAAATCACGTATATTGTGATGTTAATCAGCGGCTGGATGCATAAACAGGGAGAAAGCATGGCTCAAAAAATAAAAGCCCTGGTGGTATGTCCGCGGGGAATTTCCATTTCCCGTTTAATGTTCCAGCAGCTTCGAGAGCTCTTTCCTGAATTCGTATTTTTGGATTGGTTATCTGTCAGGGAGTTTTTACATTACGAACTCGAATACGATATTGTCTTCTCGCCCGTTTCATTAGAAACAGATAAAAAATTGTTTATCTGCAAACCAATTCTGCGTACGGAAGATAAACAGCGGATTCGTAAACAAGTGATGCTGGAGGTATACGATTATATCCCAAATGAAATCAATGTGGATGATTTAATGTTAAAGATTCAGCAGTATGCGGCCGTTTCCGATGAAAAAAGTCTGCGGAAGGAACTCTATGCTTTTATCCACAGAGATAAAAATGCTTCTATTACAAAACAAGCCGCCACAGCAGGAGAAAAAGAGTTATATGATTTTCTGACAGTGAATCATATGACACTGAGAGAATCTGTCTCCTCCTTTGATGAGGCCATTCGGCTGTGCGGAGCTCCATTGCTTAAAAATGAGTATATTACGCCTCATTATATAGAAGCAGCTATCCAGCATTCCAAAGAAGATTCCTATATTGCCATTGGCGAACATGTCGCTATTCCACATGCTACACCTGAGGAAGGTGTCAAACAAGTTGGAATGAGTCTATTAAAAATTCGTAACGGCGTAGCTTACGGAGAAGAAAACCATCAGATTCACTTGATGATTATGATTGCTGCAGTGGACAAAAAACAGCATATTCACGCACTGATGCAGCTAATGAAAATAGCTTCTTCGTCCAGTCTGTTACCTAAACTGATTCAGGCCAGCTCGAAAGAATATATTTATAAGTTAATCCAAGATTATATCATTGATTAA
- a CDS encoding 3D domain-containing protein has translation MKKIVATVATGVILGGSCLSNVSAAGYQVQNGDNLWNIAKEYSTSVDKLFDLNNLKSSLILPNQVLIIDEQYKIQKGDTLSSIGHKLGVTVTDLKEWNNLESDLIFIGQMLTIKKSNVEKTDAPVAQVPDNKSANEDELNENNQASEDIEAAEAEAEEAAQAEAEAKEAEEAEAAKAEEEAREAEEAEAAKAEEEAREAEEAEAAKAEEEAKEAEEAEEAEAEEEAKEAEEAKEAEEAKEAEEAKEAEEAKEAEEAKEAEEAKEAEEAKEAEEAELAAQAEAEEAAQAEAEAEEAAQAEAEAEEAAQAEAEAEEAAQAEAGAEAATVNSTENEEPVTETNTQEQASGETISVTSTAYTANCEGCSGVTSTGIDLNANPNEKVIAVDPNVIPLGTEVYVEGYGNAVAGDIGGAINGNRIDVHVPTDEEALNWGVREVNVTVVE, from the coding sequence ATGAAAAAAATAGTAGCTACGGTTGCTACGGGTGTCATTCTAGGTGGCTCTTGTTTATCAAATGTTTCAGCAGCGGGATATCAGGTTCAAAATGGTGATAACTTGTGGAATATAGCAAAAGAATATAGTACAAGTGTTGACAAATTATTTGATTTAAATAATTTAAAGTCATCTCTCATTCTTCCAAATCAAGTATTAATTATTGACGAACAATACAAGATACAAAAGGGCGATACATTATCTAGTATCGGACATAAATTAGGTGTAACGGTTACTGATTTGAAAGAATGGAATAATCTTGAATCAGATCTTATTTTTATTGGTCAAATGTTAACGATTAAGAAATCAAATGTGGAAAAAACAGATGCACCGGTTGCACAAGTACCTGATAATAAATCAGCTAATGAAGATGAATTGAATGAAAATAATCAGGCAAGTGAAGATATAGAAGCAGCGGAAGCGGAAGCTGAAGAAGCAGCACAAGCAGAGGCTGAAGCTAAAGAGGCAGAAGAGGCTGAAGCAGCAAAAGCGGAGGAAGAAGCTAGAGAGGCAGAAGAGGCTGAAGCAGCAAAAGCGGAGGAAGAAGCTAGAGAGGCAGAAGAGGCTGAAGCAGCAAAAGCGGAGGAAGAAGCTAAAGAGGCAGAAGAAGCTGAAGAAGCAGAAGCGGAGGAAGAAGCTAAAGAAGCAGAAGAAGCTAAAGAAGCAGAAGAAGCTAAAGAGGCAGAAGAAGCTAAAGAGGCAGAAGAAGCTAAAGAGGCAGAAGAAGCTAAAGAAGCAGAAGAAGCTAAAGAGGCAGAAGAAGCTAAAGAAGCAGAAGAAGCTGAATTAGCAGCGCAAGCGGAAGCAGAAGAAGCAGCGCAAGCAGAGGCAGAAGCTGAAGAAGCAGCACAAGCGGAAGCAGAAGCTGAAGAAGCAGCACAAGCGGAAGCAGAAGCTGAAGAAGCAGCACAAGCGGAAGCAGGAGCTGAAGCAGCTACTGTAAACTCCACAGAAAATGAGGAACCTGTAACGGAAACCAACACACAAGAACAAGCTAGCGGTGAAACAATCTCTGTAACTTCTACCGCGTATACAGCTAACTGTGAAGGATGTTCTGGTGTTACATCAACTGGAATTGACTTAAACGCAAACCCGAATGAAAAGGTCATTGCTGTTGATCCAAATGTGATTCCGTTAGGTACAGAAGTGTATGTTGAAGGCTATGGTAATGCAGTAGCCGGCGATATTGGCGGCGCAATTAACGGTAATAGAATCGATGTTCATGTTCCGACAGATGAAGAGGCTCTTAACTGGGGCGTACGTGAAGTTAATGTGACTGTCGTAGAATAG
- a CDS encoding tripartite tricarboxylate transporter permease, producing the protein MDVLLISIVLAVIAGLIFTAIGLISGSDETAVIVPATLIVVLLGAPPEAVFAFFMSAVLSKHLTHAIPTTLMGVPGDTTATPMLDHANFMRRIGLPHIALRKMISGGVIGAFIALPVSLAFAVFLSQFGDFFQENSGLIFTLAAVLIGYFSKGRWASIILIIPLALVIQGLNLVSTNILGTGLSISFFLGIAIGPMFTDMLLASSASGRALIQRQQPNEYKLAPEKKSWTGYFPNPFKVLTKKQTASVGGTSFLASLTFALSPVGMTALMGEIVGSRVKGQYKKSTTSLSTMNGVTESTYIAETIIPLVAFGIPLSPVAIGPAQALFNAPPVFTADPVHNLHTLMEPIDFLIYGLIGIIVAAVIAYPFSMNFARKATVLVLKHINQEAIIAMFIGVVTLLAFYEGGLVSVTVTFAMAMVGGLLNRFLGVGIGVQFMIFYGSGWIVTTLLGM; encoded by the coding sequence ATGGATGTGTTATTGATATCAATCGTATTAGCGGTTATTGCGGGGCTTATATTTACAGCCATTGGATTAATTTCCGGTTCGGATGAAACGGCTGTGATTGTCCCTGCAACATTAATTGTCGTGTTATTGGGAGCACCTCCAGAGGCTGTTTTTGCTTTTTTCATGTCTGCTGTGCTTTCGAAGCATCTCACGCATGCGATTCCTACGACGTTAATGGGGGTTCCGGGAGATACGACAGCGACACCGATGTTGGATCATGCGAACTTTATGCGGCGAATCGGGTTACCGCATATTGCCCTGCGGAAAATGATTTCCGGAGGGGTTATTGGTGCCTTTATTGCGCTCCCTGTTTCTTTGGCATTTGCGGTGTTCCTAAGCCAATTCGGGGATTTTTTCCAGGAGAACTCCGGACTTATATTTACGTTGGCAGCTGTGCTGATTGGATATTTTTCCAAAGGGCGCTGGGCGAGTATTATTTTAATTATTCCGCTTGCCCTTGTCATCCAAGGATTAAACTTGGTCAGTACGAATATTTTAGGGACTGGTTTATCAATCAGTTTCTTCTTGGGGATTGCCATTGGGCCGATGTTTACCGATATGTTATTAGCCTCGTCTGCAAGCGGGCGTGCACTGATTCAACGTCAGCAGCCGAATGAATATAAATTAGCTCCGGAAAAGAAATCATGGACGGGCTACTTTCCGAATCCATTCAAAGTACTAACGAAAAAACAAACCGCATCGGTCGGCGGGACATCGTTTTTAGCTTCCTTGACCTTTGCGTTAAGTCCGGTCGGGATGACCGCATTAATGGGAGAAATAGTCGGTTCGCGTGTCAAAGGACAATATAAAAAATCAACAACCAGCTTGTCTACTATGAATGGGGTAACCGAATCTACCTATATTGCAGAAACCATTATTCCGCTTGTTGCTTTTGGTATTCCGCTCAGTCCCGTAGCAATCGGGCCTGCGCAAGCTTTATTTAACGCACCGCCGGTATTTACAGCTGATCCAGTTCATAATCTACATACGTTAATGGAACCGATCGATTTTCTTATCTACGGGTTGATTGGCATTATTGTTGCTGCTGTTATCGCATATCCATTCTCCATGAATTTTGCGAGAAAAGCGACTGTGCTTGTGTTAAAGCATATTAATCAGGAAGCTATTATTGCGATGTTTATCGGGGTGGTTACCCTGCTTGCATTTTATGAGGGGGGACTGGTCAGTGTTACTGTCACTTTTGCGATGGCAATGGTCGGCGGTTTATTGAATCGTTTCCTTGGTGTGGGGATCGGTGTTCAATTTATGATATTCTACGGTTCCGGCTGGATTGTCACGACGTTATTGGGAATGTAG
- a CDS encoding Cof-type HAD-IIB family hydrolase, which yields MKLIAIDLDGTLLGEDGKISESNQEAIRMRQANGDIVAFCSGRSLHDMQEIATLSNIEVPLICANGSLTSVNGEVIRSQILVPDKLTEIMDTVSQSGLYFEIYTNKGIYIQKDKKQILETEKEALFDTPEEKEKAEHIIYIQNKQYGMVEVDDYLEAGVTELEPYKVFIMSFRRDALEKLTKGWEDRSDISITTSGYQKLEVAHPDASKGNALKELANYYQIAQADTACIGDNLNDISMFAYAGTSIAMQNAEPEVKEYADDITHSNDENGVSYALREIIE from the coding sequence ATGAAATTAATCGCAATTGATTTAGATGGTACGTTATTAGGGGAAGATGGAAAAATCAGTGAATCGAACCAGGAAGCTATTCGCATGAGACAAGCGAACGGTGATATTGTTGCTTTTTGCTCCGGGAGATCATTACATGATATGCAGGAAATTGCGACATTATCCAATATAGAGGTTCCGCTGATTTGTGCGAACGGGTCATTGACCAGTGTAAATGGAGAGGTTATTCGCAGTCAGATACTGGTTCCGGACAAGTTAACAGAAATCATGGATACAGTATCTCAAAGCGGATTGTATTTTGAAATCTATACCAATAAAGGCATATATATTCAAAAAGATAAAAAGCAAATTTTAGAAACGGAGAAGGAAGCTCTTTTTGATACACCAGAAGAAAAGGAAAAAGCTGAACATATTATCTACATACAAAATAAACAGTATGGCATGGTAGAAGTAGATGATTACTTAGAAGCGGGGGTTACAGAGCTGGAGCCGTATAAAGTGTTTATTATGTCCTTTCGGCGGGATGCGTTAGAGAAGCTTACAAAAGGCTGGGAAGACAGATCGGATATCTCCATCACTACGTCAGGATACCAAAAATTAGAAGTTGCGCATCCGGACGCAAGCAAAGGAAATGCATTGAAAGAACTGGCAAACTATTATCAAATTGCTCAAGCGGATACGGCTTGCATTGGAGATAATCTGAATGATATTTCCATGTTTGCATATGCGGGGACTTCTATTGCCATGCAAAATGCAGAACCGGAAGTCAAGGAATATGCAGACGATATTACTCACAGTAACGATGAAAATGGAGTTAGTTACGCTTTGCGTGAAATAATTGAGTAG